A part of Biomphalaria glabrata chromosome 3, xgBioGlab47.1, whole genome shotgun sequence genomic DNA contains:
- the LOC106079198 gene encoding transcriptional repressor protein YY1-like isoform X2 has protein sequence MASVIGSEVEIQEVEVDAIPVEMPIETVETSDEVSVQPMIALQPLPESGGEEIVLQTREEVVGDPHLVYSDSIPVPAPEIEISTEEVIPMRKGKGKRKGKSRNIVQGGNLGVNDLGLGDTSVKKWEQKQVQIKTLEGEFSVTMWASEDQSKLDEDSVAGDSDADFTEYMTGKKLPPGGIPGLDLSDPKQLAEFARDRIKPRKPTDDVPRTVPCPHKGCNKMFRDNSAMRKHLHTHGPRVHVCAECGKAFVESSKLKRHQLVHTGEKPFQCTFEGCGKRFSLDFNLRTHVRIHTGDRPYVCPFDGCNKKFAQSTNLKSHILTHAKAKVDRSSKTMLVFSDQGSVDGDQCLSDDGLLVFDSRGQSAYQIPGAQAGQALAYVTIPPESPGWG, from the exons atggcGTCCGTCATAGGTTCCGAAGTGGAGATACAAGAAGTTGAAGTTGATGCTATTCCAGTAGAAATGCCGATAGAGACAGTCGAAACGTCAGATGAAGTTTCTGTACAGCCAATGATTGCTTTACAACCTTTACCTGAATCAGGAGGAGAAGAAATAGTTTTACAAACTCGAGAAGAAGTTGTTGGTGATCCTCATCTTGTTTATTCGGACTCAATACCAGTGCCAGCACCTGAAATAGAAATTTCCACAGAGGAAGTAATTCCAATGAGAAaaggaaaaggaaaaagaaaaggaaaatcaAGAAATATTGTTCAAGGAGGCAATCTTGGTGTAAATGATTTAGGGCTCGGTGATACTTCTGTTAAGAAATGGGAACAAAAACAAGTTCAGATAAAAACACTCGAAGGAGAATTTTCAGTCACAATGTGGGCGTCag AAGATCAATCTAAACTCGATGAAGACTCAGTGGCTGGTGATTCAGATGCAGACTTCACAGAGTATATGACAGGAAAGAAATTACCACCTGGTGGAATACCTGGCCTTGATTTAAGTGATCCTAAACAGCTAGCAGAGTTTGCAA ggGACAGGATAAAGCCTAGGAAACCTACTGATGATGTACCACGAACAGTCCCATGTCCACACAAG gGCTGTAATAAGATGTTTCGGGACAATTCAGCGATGCGCAAACACTTGCATACACACGGTCCAAGGGTTCACGTGTGTGCAGAATGTGGGAAAGCCTTTGTTGAGAGTTCCAAATTAAAAAGACATCAGCTTGTACACACAGGAGAAAAACCTTTTCAG tGCACATTTGAGGGATGTGGTAAAAGGTTTTCTTTGGACTTTAATCTTCGCACACATGTCAGAATCCACACTGGTGACAGACCCTATGTTTGCCCCTTTGACGGATGCAATAAAAAGTTTGCACAGTCGACGAATCTGAAGTCACATATTCTTACACATGCTAAAGCAAA AGTTGACAGATCTTCAAAAACCATGTTAGTATTCTCAGATCAAGGCTCAGTGGATGGTGATCAGTG TTTATCAGATGATGGCTTATTGGTCTTTGATTCAAGAGGACAGTCAGCTTACCAAATCCCTGGTGCACA gGCTGGTCAGGCTCTGGCATATGTTACCATTCCTCCAGAATCACCAGGATGGGGCTGA
- the LOC106079198 gene encoding transcriptional repressor protein YY1-like isoform X1 has protein sequence MASVIGSEVEIQEVEVDAIPVEMPIETVETSDEVSVQPMIALQPLPESGGEEIVLQTREEVVGDPHLVYSDSIPVPAPEIEISTEEVIPMRKGKGKRKGKSRNIVQGGNLGVNDLGLGDTSVKKWEQKQVQIKTLEGEFSVTMWASEDQSKLDEDSVAGDSDADFTEYMTGKKLPPGGIPGLDLSDPKQLAEFASWDRIKPRKPTDDVPRTVPCPHKGCNKMFRDNSAMRKHLHTHGPRVHVCAECGKAFVESSKLKRHQLVHTGEKPFQCTFEGCGKRFSLDFNLRTHVRIHTGDRPYVCPFDGCNKKFAQSTNLKSHILTHAKAKVDRSSKTMLVFSDQGSVDGDQCLSDDGLLVFDSRGQSAYQIPGAQAGQALAYVTIPPESPGWG, from the exons atggcGTCCGTCATAGGTTCCGAAGTGGAGATACAAGAAGTTGAAGTTGATGCTATTCCAGTAGAAATGCCGATAGAGACAGTCGAAACGTCAGATGAAGTTTCTGTACAGCCAATGATTGCTTTACAACCTTTACCTGAATCAGGAGGAGAAGAAATAGTTTTACAAACTCGAGAAGAAGTTGTTGGTGATCCTCATCTTGTTTATTCGGACTCAATACCAGTGCCAGCACCTGAAATAGAAATTTCCACAGAGGAAGTAATTCCAATGAGAAaaggaaaaggaaaaagaaaaggaaaatcaAGAAATATTGTTCAAGGAGGCAATCTTGGTGTAAATGATTTAGGGCTCGGTGATACTTCTGTTAAGAAATGGGAACAAAAACAAGTTCAGATAAAAACACTCGAAGGAGAATTTTCAGTCACAATGTGGGCGTCag AAGATCAATCTAAACTCGATGAAGACTCAGTGGCTGGTGATTCAGATGCAGACTTCACAGAGTATATGACAGGAAAGAAATTACCACCTGGTGGAATACCTGGCCTTGATTTAAGTGATCCTAAACAGCTAGCAGAGTTTGCAA gttggGACAGGATAAAGCCTAGGAAACCTACTGATGATGTACCACGAACAGTCCCATGTCCACACAAG gGCTGTAATAAGATGTTTCGGGACAATTCAGCGATGCGCAAACACTTGCATACACACGGTCCAAGGGTTCACGTGTGTGCAGAATGTGGGAAAGCCTTTGTTGAGAGTTCCAAATTAAAAAGACATCAGCTTGTACACACAGGAGAAAAACCTTTTCAG tGCACATTTGAGGGATGTGGTAAAAGGTTTTCTTTGGACTTTAATCTTCGCACACATGTCAGAATCCACACTGGTGACAGACCCTATGTTTGCCCCTTTGACGGATGCAATAAAAAGTTTGCACAGTCGACGAATCTGAAGTCACATATTCTTACACATGCTAAAGCAAA AGTTGACAGATCTTCAAAAACCATGTTAGTATTCTCAGATCAAGGCTCAGTGGATGGTGATCAGTG TTTATCAGATGATGGCTTATTGGTCTTTGATTCAAGAGGACAGTCAGCTTACCAAATCCCTGGTGCACA gGCTGGTCAGGCTCTGGCATATGTTACCATTCCTCCAGAATCACCAGGATGGGGCTGA
- the LOC106079203 gene encoding sphingolipid delta(4)-desaturase DES1-like: protein MGAKVSRTDFEWKFTEEPHASRRKEILAKYPEMKKLMKVDTKFKYIVTLMVIFQLIVCYAINDQSWSTILFFAYVFGGTVNHSLTLAIHEISHNLAFGHAYPLRNRIFGFFANLPIAVPMSISFKKYHLDHHRYQGDELMDVDIPSAFETKFFTRTLHKFFWVILQPWFYSIRPFFVNPKPMCLLEITNIILQFSFDYLLYHYVGFKALAYLVVGSFMATGLHPLAGHFISEHYMFVKGYETYSYYGPLNWLTWNVGYHNEHHDFPNIPGSRLPEVRKIAPEYYNNLPCHHSWIKVIWDFIFDPEIGPYSRVKRPSNRQEQKVNGAVEKMNGSEMTNGKHPRNGTSVNKCDASS from the exons atgggTGCAAAAGTCTCAAGAACTGACTTTGAATGGAAATTTACCGAAGAACCTCATGCTTCAAGAAGAAAAGAGATTCTAG ccaaGTATCCTGAAATGAAGAAATTGATGAAAGTGGATACAAAATTCAAGTATATTGTGACTCTTATGGTCATCTTCCAACTGATTGTTTGCTATGCCATTAATGACCAATCATGGTCCACAATACTTTTTTTCGCCTATGTTTTTGGTGGAACTGTTAATCACTCTCTTACTCTGGCTATTCATGAAATTTCACACAACCTTGCCTTTGGTCACGCTTATCCACTGCGGAATAGAATTTTTGGCTTCTTCGCCAATCTTCCAATAGCTGTACCCATGTCCATTTCATTTAAGAAATATCATTTGGATCACCATCGTTATCAAGGAGATGAACTAATGGATGTAGACATTCCTTCGGCATTTGAGACTAAATTTTTTACCAGGACATTGCATAAATTTTTTTGGGTGATTTTACAGCCTTGGTTTTACTCCATTCGTCCTTTTTTTGTGAATCCAAAGCCGATGTGCTTGCTGGAGATAACAAATATTATCCTTCAGTTTTCATTTGATTACCTTCTATATCATTATGTTGGCTTTAAAGCTTTGGCATATCTAGTTGTTGGAAGTTTCATGGCCACTGGGCTTCATCCTTTAGCAGGACACTTCATTTCAGAACATTACATGTTTGTTAAGGGTTATGAAACATATTCTTATTATGGACCTCTGAACTGGCTGACATGGAATGTAGGATATCATAACGAGCACCATGATTTTCCAAACATCCCTGGCTCTCGACTCCCAGAG gtACGTAAGATTGCACCTGAATACTACAACAACTTACCTTGCCACCATTCATGGATTAAGGTAATTTGGGATTTCATATTTGACCCTGAAATAGGCCCATACTCCAGAGTCAAAAGACCATCAAATAGACAAGAGCAGAAA